One genomic segment of Anaerolineae bacterium includes these proteins:
- a CDS encoding sugar ABC transporter permease, whose product MAKALTARPMLARPPKPLWKQVAEHWVDYLFIAPFFVSFAIFGLYPLLWAFQLSFSKWRGFGPMTFVGLDNYRAMLRDPYILKALINTLQFAYILLPTGIFIAIVFAVILNTKNLAGRGIFRTLYFLPYITSSVIVAIVFSQLFDDTMGWVNAGLKAIGLEPIKWLRGDPWAAKTVVILLTHWGGIGYNVLLFLGGLQSIEPEIYEAAKIDGASEWQTFWRITLPLLRPIIFFLTIIATIGLMNMFNQPFMLTRGGPRGETETLMLRLYDIGILQARYGDASAFGFMIGLLVILISLIQIRLLRRRWMG is encoded by the coding sequence ATGGCTAAAGCGCTAACAGCTCGCCCCATGCTTGCCAGGCCGCCCAAACCGTTATGGAAGCAGGTAGCTGAGCACTGGGTGGACTACCTCTTCATTGCGCCCTTTTTCGTGAGCTTCGCCATCTTCGGCCTTTACCCCTTGCTCTGGGCCTTTCAGCTCAGTTTCAGCAAATGGCGTGGCTTTGGTCCGATGACCTTCGTTGGACTTGACAATTATCGAGCCATGCTGAGAGACCCGTACATCCTCAAGGCGTTAATTAACACCCTGCAATTCGCCTACATCCTCCTGCCCACCGGCATCTTCATCGCCATTGTGTTCGCCGTGATCCTCAACACCAAGAATCTAGCCGGACGTGGCATCTTTCGCACGCTGTACTTTCTCCCGTACATTACCAGTTCCGTGATCGTGGCGATCGTCTTCTCGCAGTTGTTCGATGACACCATGGGCTGGGTGAACGCCGGGCTTAAAGCGATTGGGCTGGAGCCGATCAAATGGCTGCGCGGCGACCCCTGGGCGGCTAAGACCGTGGTGATCCTGCTCACCCACTGGGGCGGGATCGGTTACAATGTTCTGCTGTTCCTAGGCGGATTACAGAGCATCGAGCCTGAGATTTACGAGGCAGCCAAGATTGATGGTGCCAGCGAGTGGCAGACATTCTGGCGGATCACCCTGCCGTTGTTGCGTCCGATCATCTTTTTCCTGACCATCATCGCTACCATCGGCCTAATGAACATGTTCAACCAGCCGTTTATGCTAACTCGGGGGGGCCCTCGCGGTGAGACAGAGACCCTGATGCTCCGGCTATATGACATCGGCATTCTGCAGGCTCGCTACGGCGATGCCTCTGCTTTCGGTTTCATGATCGGCCTGTTGGTTATCCTTATCTCGTTAATCCAAATCCGGCTACTACGGCGGCGGTGGATGGGATAG
- a CDS encoding carbohydrate ABC transporter permease → MAITASSRRKRQWHILIPKIIIRFWVYVLLVIFAVIFVFPFYTMFVGSFMQDSELFSRYPNLWPKRGFDLTSYRQLFAELNYGRPLFNSFVVATGRMLGSLFFCSLAGFAFAKRRFPGRDKLFFFMLTTMMLPTQITLIPWYLLMVKYLKWGNTFLPLWIPVWASAFGIFLMRQFIASSVPDEMLEAATIDGASVFGMFIRVVLPIITPGLAVLAILTFVEGFNDFLGPLLVLSDSRMFTAPLALANFKGSTIIAPRYSLMFAGSVLATVPLLIIFFAFQRQLISGILSGAIKGGG, encoded by the coding sequence ATGGCTATCACAGCATCCAGCAGGCGAAAACGGCAATGGCACATTTTGATTCCTAAGATCATCATCCGCTTTTGGGTCTACGTTTTGTTGGTCATCTTTGCAGTTATCTTCGTTTTTCCCTTTTACACGATGTTCGTGGGCTCCTTCATGCAGGATTCCGAGCTGTTTTCTCGATATCCGAATCTGTGGCCGAAGCGAGGATTCGATCTGACTAGCTATCGCCAGCTTTTCGCCGAGCTCAATTACGGACGTCCGCTTTTCAACAGCTTTGTAGTGGCAACCGGACGCATGCTGGGCTCGCTCTTCTTTTGCTCGTTGGCTGGCTTCGCTTTCGCTAAACGGCGCTTCCCGGGGCGAGATAAACTGTTCTTCTTTATGCTGACGACGATGATGTTGCCCACCCAAATCACGCTAATCCCTTGGTACCTATTGATGGTCAAGTACCTTAAGTGGGGAAACACATTCCTGCCGTTGTGGATTCCGGTATGGGCATCCGCGTTTGGTATCTTCCTAATGCGCCAGTTTATTGCCTCTTCCGTGCCGGATGAAATGCTGGAAGCGGCGACGATTGATGGCGCTTCTGTGTTCGGCATGTTTATTCGCGTGGTCTTGCCGATCATTACGCCGGGGCTTGCCGTGCTAGCCATTCTCACTTTCGTAGAGGGGTTTAACGATTTTCTAGGACCGCTATTGGTCCTATCTGACTCTCGTATGTTCACGGCACCGCTGGCCCTAGCCAACTTTAAAGGCTCGACGATCATTGCACCCCGTTACTCGTTGATGTTCGCCGGCAGCGTGCTAGCCACGGTCCCGCTATTGATCATTTTCTTCGCTTTTCAGCGCCAGTTGATCTCCGGCATTCTCTCTGGTGCGATCAAAGGTGGCGGATGA